From the Desulfurobacteriaceae bacterium genome, one window contains:
- a CDS encoding histidinol phosphate phosphatase domain-containing protein: MIDLHTHTIFSDGELIPSELVRRAESIGYRILAITDHVDYSNYRFVLERLYETVEILTKYTKVLVIPGVEITHVPPVKIPELIQKSREAGAKIVVVHGETIVEPVAPGTNKAAIEGKADILAHPGIITEEEVELAKEFGVYLEITARKGHNITNGHVAKLAKKFGAKLVINTDAHSPSDLIPKSFAIKVGIGAGLTLQEVEGCFKNSEELVKSKVDAFK, translated from the coding sequence ATGATAGACCTTCATACCCATACGATTTTTAGCGATGGTGAACTTATTCCGAGTGAACTTGTAAGAAGAGCTGAAAGTATAGGCTATAGAATATTGGCGATTACGGATCATGTAGATTATTCAAACTATAGATTTGTTCTTGAAAGACTTTACGAAACTGTTGAGATTTTAACAAAATATACGAAAGTTTTAGTGATTCCGGGAGTGGAAATTACCCACGTTCCACCGGTTAAAATTCCCGAACTTATTCAAAAATCAAGAGAGGCAGGAGCAAAGATAGTTGTTGTCCACGGAGAAACTATTGTTGAACCTGTAGCACCAGGAACAAACAAGGCAGCAATAGAAGGTAAAGCTGACATTTTGGCACATCCTGGAATAATTACGGAAGAAGAGGTAGAACTTGCAAAAGAATTTGGTGTTTATCTAGAGATAACAGCAAGAAAGGGACACAACATTACAAACGGACACGTGGCAAAGCTTGCTAAAAAGTTTGGAGCAAAGCTTGTCATTAACACAGATGCCCATTCTCCAAGTGATCTTATACCCAAAAGTTTTGCAATAAAAGTTGGAATAGGAGCAGGATTAACTTTACAAGAAGTTGAAGGGTGTTTTAAAAACAGTGAAGAACTTGTTAAGAGTAAAGTAGATGCGTTTAAGTAA
- a CDS encoding prepilin-type N-terminal cleavage/methylation domain-containing protein: MKKGFTLVELLISIAILAILVSIAVPNYVKYRKNAVVSRVQGDLTSCVGELMAQFADNGTTKKDCRVYESNDTCTLVVDENSGQVKIDESYCIFTVRGEKIKCEIKTEYGDVNGRIDCYPLD; the protein is encoded by the coding sequence ATGAAAAAGGGATTCACTTTAGTTGAGCTTCTTATTTCTATTGCTATTTTAGCTATCTTAGTCTCAATAGCTGTTCCTAACTATGTAAAATATAGAAAAAATGCTGTCGTTTCAAGAGTACAAGGAGATCTAACTTCTTGTGTTGGAGAATTAATGGCACAGTTTGCAGATAATGGAACAACCAAAAAAGATTGTAGAGTTTATGAGTCAAATGATACTTGCACCTTAGTGGTTGACGAAAATAGTGGACAAGTAAAGATAGACGAGTCATATTGTATTTTTACTGTTAGAGGAGAAAAGATAAAGTGTGAGATAAAAACCGAATATGGAGATGTTAACGGAAGGATAGATTGCTATCCTCTTGATTAG
- a CDS encoding prepilin-type N-terminal cleavage/methylation domain-containing protein, with the protein MRKAFTLVELLIVIAIIAILAAIAVPQYTNYVRKAAASNAQAAYSACLAAAQAAFADNGTKSYSCSVKADDTKTITVNLTDEGNLDSIKPTSLTIKGHKVTCTADTAANVITCEPSS; encoded by the coding sequence ATGAGGAAGGCGTTCACGCTCGTAGAACTACTAATCGTTATCGCGATCATTGCGATCTTAGCAGCAATCGCTGTACCACAGTACACAAACTACGTAAGAAAAGCGGCAGCTTCTAACGCACAAGCAGCTTACTCTGCTTGTTTAGCAGCTGCACAAGCAGCTTTTGCTGACAATGGAACAAAAAGTTATAGTTGCAGTGTAAAAGCGGATGATACTAAAACCATTACTGTTAACCTTACAGATGAAGGAAACCTTGACTCTATCAAGCCAACTTCTTTAACAATCAAAGGTCATAAAGTAACATGTACCGCTGATACAGCTGCTAATGTAATCACATGTGAACCATCTTCTTAA
- a CDS encoding TolC family protein — protein MKLKLVALTLLLTAETYGMTLSEAVKTALSKNNQLLAKKFELKEKEHDLKIAKKRLWPTLELYSEFNKSNDPMVSLMNKIEAQKLNPATTDFNDPGTSQLFKTGIKATVPLWLGGKLRTAVSLSKKEVKATKEQLSKEKEKVVFDVVRAYFNVLTAKAYLETASLAVKDAERHLEDAKVAYKAGFAVKSDVLRAKVYLESVKENLVKAESNYEIAKRALALAIGLSGNEPVDVDGNLNFKEFNVDLNEAIKVAIENRSELKELKLRLSQTKDLKDLAKSDFMPQFVLFGEYFLASDNSPIAEDNTAWTIGLKASINLFDGGVKFEKLRKAKTSELKIKEYMERAKKGIEFEVARAYYKVQEAKKRVELAKISLKSAKESLRIVEKRYKAGLSTITELLDTQTALNKARAGLVNALSSYNQAVAELFFKEGVISNKYTKLEN, from the coding sequence ATGAAGTTAAAACTTGTTGCTTTAACTTTACTGTTGACTGCTGAAACTTACGGAATGACCCTTAGTGAAGCTGTAAAAACTGCGCTTTCAAAGAATAATCAACTCCTAGCTAAAAAATTTGAACTGAAAGAAAAAGAACACGATCTTAAGATAGCAAAGAAAAGGCTTTGGCCAACTCTGGAACTTTACTCAGAATTTAACAAATCCAACGATCCTATGGTTTCGCTAATGAATAAAATAGAAGCACAAAAATTAAACCCAGCGACTACCGACTTTAACGATCCCGGAACTTCTCAGTTGTTTAAGACCGGCATTAAAGCAACTGTTCCTTTATGGCTTGGTGGAAAGTTAAGAACGGCAGTTTCTTTAAGTAAAAAGGAAGTGAAAGCAACTAAAGAACAACTTTCTAAAGAAAAAGAAAAAGTAGTATTTGATGTTGTCAGAGCTTACTTTAACGTTTTAACTGCTAAAGCTTATCTTGAAACTGCAAGCCTTGCGGTAAAAGATGCAGAAAGACACCTTGAAGACGCTAAAGTAGCTTATAAAGCTGGCTTTGCCGTAAAGTCTGATGTTCTAAGGGCAAAAGTTTACCTTGAGAGCGTAAAAGAAAATCTTGTGAAAGCAGAAAGTAACTATGAAATTGCTAAGAGGGCTTTAGCTTTAGCAATTGGACTTTCTGGAAATGAACCTGTAGATGTTGATGGAAATCTTAACTTCAAGGAATTTAACGTTGACTTGAATGAAGCTATAAAAGTTGCCATTGAAAATAGATCCGAACTCAAAGAACTAAAGCTAAGACTTTCGCAAACTAAGGATTTAAAAGACTTAGCAAAATCCGATTTTATGCCACAATTTGTTCTGTTTGGAGAGTACTTCCTAGCAAGTGATAACAGCCCTATTGCGGAAGACAATACTGCTTGGACTATAGGACTGAAGGCTTCAATAAATCTTTTTGATGGTGGAGTAAAGTTTGAAAAACTTAGAAAAGCTAAGACTTCTGAGTTAAAGATTAAAGAATATATGGAAAGGGCAAAGAAAGGAATAGAGTTTGAGGTTGCAAGAGCGTACTATAAAGTTCAGGAAGCTAAGAAAAGAGTGGAACTTGCAAAAATTTCTCTTAAATCTGCTAAGGAATCTTTAAGGATTGTTGAAAAAAGATACAAAGCTGGACTTTCAACAATTACAGAACTCCTTGATACCCAAACAGCATTAAATAAAGCAAGGGCAGGTCTTGTTAATGCTTTGTCTTCTTACAATCAAGCAGTAGCAGAACTTTTCTTTAAAGAAGGAGTGATTTCTAATAAATACACTAAGCTTGAGAATTAA
- a CDS encoding UPF0280 family protein, translating into MKRPKPEKRFYRERIKKEGFTSFELIVGESDVWISIPKNFKSLIKEIKPLLIDYLVSLRTQIFLYGQNHERFFTSLTPIEVDIVAPKIVKEMALASKKAFVGPMAGVAGAINKFLGEKLKEFGISEFIIENGGDVYFSSSSEIVSSLIFGDPKLDGKLAIVVPKGSFGICSSSSKIGHSLSLGRTHLATTIAKCPILADCCATFLGNSQDEEDFIERCKKITDIYGALGFLNGKFVIFGEVRLVKVS; encoded by the coding sequence ATGAAAAGACCAAAACCTGAAAAAAGATTTTATAGAGAAAGGATAAAAAAGGAGGGTTTTACATCTTTTGAGTTAATTGTAGGAGAAAGTGACGTTTGGATTTCCATTCCAAAAAACTTTAAGTCTTTAATTAAAGAAATTAAGCCTTTACTAATAGACTATCTTGTTTCTTTAAGAACCCAAATATTCCTTTACGGACAAAACCACGAAAGATTTTTTACATCTTTAACTCCTATAGAGGTTGATATAGTAGCACCAAAAATAGTTAAAGAAATGGCTTTAGCTTCAAAGAAAGCTTTTGTCGGTCCAATGGCAGGAGTAGCAGGAGCTATTAATAAATTTTTAGGAGAAAAGTTAAAGGAGTTTGGAATATCGGAGTTCATAATAGAAAACGGAGGAGATGTTTATTTTTCCTCAAGTTCTGAAATTGTCTCCTCTTTAATATTTGGAGATCCTAAACTTGATGGAAAACTTGCAATAGTAGTTCCAAAAGGAAGTTTTGGTATTTGTAGTTCATCAAGTAAGATTGGACACTCTTTAAGTCTTGGTAGAACCCATTTAGCTACAACGATAGCAAAGTGTCCAATTTTAGCAGACTGCTGTGCTACTTTCCTGGGAAATAGTCAAGACGAAGAAGACTTTATAGAAAGATGTAAGAAAATAACAGACATTTATGGTGCATTAGGATTTTTGAACGGAAAGTTTGTAATTTTTGGAGAAGTTAGACTTGTTAAGGTTTCTTGA
- the proC gene encoding pyrroline-5-carboxylate reductase, whose translation MKIGFIGGGNMAESFMAAFNVPSIIVSDINEERLKFLKDNYRVETTKDNLEVVKTCEIIFLAVKPQVLTSVLKEIAPVLKDSQVVVSMAAGYPIRKMEEILGSDKRIIRIMPNILVKIKKGITAICNNKNVKEDDLEKVKDLLSSCGEVVEAEEKLFDGITALSGSGPAFIFLVIEALADGGVKIGLPRELALKLALETIIGSCEMVKSGEHPEVLKDKVTSPAGTTIAGLYALEENRARYAFIKALEKAFERSCEISSLVEKM comes from the coding sequence ATGAAGATAGGTTTTATTGGTGGCGGAAACATGGCAGAGAGTTTTATGGCAGCTTTTAATGTTCCTTCAATAATTGTTTCAGATATTAACGAAGAAAGGTTGAAATTCTTAAAAGATAACTACAGAGTAGAGACGACTAAGGACAACTTAGAAGTTGTTAAAACTTGCGAAATAATTTTCCTTGCAGTTAAACCACAAGTTTTAACTTCCGTTCTAAAAGAAATAGCACCAGTTTTAAAAGATTCTCAAGTAGTTGTTTCTATGGCAGCAGGTTATCCAATAAGGAAAATGGAAGAAATTTTGGGAAGTGATAAAAGGATTATTAGAATAATGCCAAACATTTTAGTAAAGATAAAGAAAGGAATTACTGCTATTTGCAATAATAAAAATGTAAAAGAAGACGATCTTGAGAAGGTTAAAGATCTGCTTTCTTCTTGTGGAGAAGTGGTAGAAGCGGAAGAAAAACTCTTTGACGGAATAACAGCACTTTCAGGAAGTGGGCCTGCTTTCATTTTCCTAGTTATAGAAGCTTTAGCAGATGGTGGAGTAAAGATAGGGTTACCACGGGAACTTGCTTTGAAGCTTGCCCTTGAAACTATCATAGGTTCTTGTGAAATGGTAAAAAGTGGAGAACATCCTGAAGTCTTGAAAGATAAAGTGACTTCTCCTGCTGGAACAACGATTGCTGGACTTTATGCCTTAGAAGAAAATAGAGCTCGCTATGCTTTCATAAAGGCTTTAGAAAAAGCTTTTGAACGTTCCTGTGAAATTTCAAGTCTTGTAGAGAAGATGTAA
- a CDS encoding type I restriction endonuclease subunit R, with translation MSVLSENNLVEQPALEWLKEEGWEYLHGSELIPEEGERDSLSDVILKRRFLESLKKINPHVPEEALEEVYKKLFTIVYPDLAHTNLHFHRLLVNGVSIEYRDSRGNLKSDIVKLIDFENPENNSFLAVNQFVVKEENKDGVRFDIVLFINGLPIALFELKSASRSIKNAYTQIQNYKELSPQIFYYNEVLVISNLVETKAGSLTVPYDRFFKWRGIEDKYDYEEGKIPSLEVLIKGLFNRNRILEYIKDFVVFEVDKKTVIKKIAMYHQFYDVRKAIANTLKALNSHDKRIGTFWHTQGSGKSLSMVFYVRKAIKLEELKNPTVVMLTDRTDLDDQLSKTFLKTELKDYVEVVESVKDLREKLSKNSGGIVFTTIQKFQLTDEEKAEGKEFPVISERENVIVIADEAHRSQYKTLAQNVRRALPNAMFIGFTGTPIETDDRSTTTTFGDYAGIYTMKQATEDGAVVPIFYESRFSELHLSEYFLDLEFEDITREIEETQKEKLKKKFSTLEILVRNPDRMKKIAEDIVNHFNSLELDTKAMVVCISRAAAVEMYNYMKQQKGCPEIAVVMSGSKSHDPQEFWEHIRSKQELKELAERFKDPKDPLKIVIVVDMWLTGFDAPVVSTMYIDKPMKNHTLLQAIARVNRVYPGKEGGLIVDYIGITDDLRKSLSVYTRDVIEESIIPIDEAIKLMLEKYDIVRSYLKGINYKDWKSKSNVEQARLFSESYDKLTRNQEELREFLKQVSALTKAYALVSTTKEAIEIRDDVEFFQNVARMLRRYTSSRVVDVSEKVEEAIKNLVDRAIKASKVKNIFGIDKSDEEISIFDPDFLKYLDRISSENTRVKVFEKLLEDEIKVRLRKNRVKRKSFQERIEKLIQQYNNRILTFEDVICQLRTLAEELKNIQSCREKLGLTEEEEAFYDILISSSDCKYDEKVIKIVKELTERIKSELTVDWHRSEQSKAKVRSIIKRILRKHKFKRDSRIIELIFKQVEEIYKDYPLVA, from the coding sequence GAAGGTTTTTAGAGAGTCTAAAAAAGATTAATCCTCATGTTCCAGAAGAAGCGTTAGAAGAAGTCTATAAAAAGCTATTTACGATAGTTTATCCAGACTTAGCACATACCAACCTTCACTTCCATAGACTTTTGGTAAATGGTGTAAGTATTGAATATAGAGACAGTAGAGGAAATTTAAAATCAGACATCGTAAAACTAATAGACTTTGAAAATCCAGAGAACAATTCTTTTTTAGCTGTTAATCAATTTGTAGTTAAAGAAGAGAACAAAGATGGTGTTAGATTTGACATCGTCCTTTTTATAAATGGACTACCAATTGCACTGTTTGAGCTTAAAAGTGCGTCAAGGTCAATAAAAAATGCATACACTCAGATACAAAACTATAAGGAACTTTCTCCTCAAATTTTCTACTACAACGAAGTTTTAGTAATAAGCAACTTAGTTGAAACAAAAGCTGGTAGCTTAACAGTTCCTTACGATAGGTTTTTTAAATGGAGAGGTATAGAAGATAAATACGATTACGAAGAAGGAAAGATTCCATCCTTGGAAGTTCTCATAAAAGGTCTTTTTAACAGGAACAGGATTTTAGAGTATATAAAGGACTTTGTTGTCTTTGAAGTAGATAAAAAGACTGTAATAAAGAAAATAGCTATGTACCACCAATTTTACGATGTAAGAAAAGCAATTGCGAACACTTTAAAAGCTTTGAATTCACATGATAAAAGAATAGGTACTTTCTGGCATACCCAAGGTTCTGGAAAGTCTCTATCAATGGTTTTCTATGTAAGAAAAGCTATAAAGTTAGAAGAGTTGAAAAATCCAACCGTAGTAATGTTAACAGATAGAACAGACCTTGACGACCAACTATCAAAAACCTTTCTAAAAACAGAACTTAAAGATTACGTAGAAGTAGTAGAAAGCGTAAAAGACCTCAGAGAGAAGTTAAGCAAAAACTCGGGTGGGATTGTTTTTACGACCATTCAAAAGTTCCAGCTAACCGATGAGGAGAAAGCAGAAGGTAAAGAGTTTCCAGTTATATCAGAAAGAGAAAATGTCATTGTAATAGCAGATGAAGCTCACCGTTCACAGTATAAGACCCTTGCTCAGAATGTAAGAAGAGCTTTACCTAATGCGATGTTTATTGGTTTTACAGGAACTCCAATAGAAACTGACGATAGATCCACTACTACAACTTTTGGGGATTATGCTGGAATATACACAATGAAACAAGCAACAGAAGATGGAGCTGTAGTTCCAATATTCTATGAATCAAGGTTTTCTGAACTTCACCTTTCAGAGTATTTCTTAGACCTTGAGTTTGAGGACATTACAAGAGAAATAGAGGAAACTCAAAAAGAGAAGCTGAAGAAGAAGTTTTCAACTCTTGAAATACTTGTTAGAAATCCCGACAGGATGAAGAAGATAGCAGAAGACATTGTTAATCACTTTAACTCATTAGAACTTGATACAAAAGCAATGGTCGTTTGTATAAGCAGAGCAGCTGCAGTTGAGATGTATAACTACATGAAACAACAAAAAGGTTGTCCTGAAATAGCAGTTGTAATGTCTGGAAGTAAAAGTCATGACCCACAGGAATTTTGGGAGCACATAAGAAGTAAGCAGGAGCTTAAAGAATTAGCAGAAAGATTTAAAGACCCAAAAGATCCACTAAAGATAGTCATTGTTGTTGATATGTGGTTAACCGGTTTTGACGCTCCTGTCGTTTCTACGATGTACATAGATAAACCGATGAAAAATCATACACTACTTCAAGCTATAGCAAGAGTAAACAGAGTTTACCCAGGAAAAGAAGGGGGATTAATAGTAGATTACATAGGAATTACAGATGACTTAAGAAAATCTCTTTCAGTTTACACAAGAGATGTAATTGAAGAATCAATTATCCCTATAGATGAAGCAATAAAGTTAATGCTTGAAAAATACGATATTGTTCGTTCCTACCTAAAAGGAATTAACTATAAAGACTGGAAGTCAAAAAGCAATGTAGAACAAGCAAGACTCTTTTCTGAAAGCTACGATAAACTGACACGGAATCAAGAAGAATTAAGAGAGTTCCTAAAACAGGTTTCAGCACTAACTAAAGCTTATGCTCTTGTAAGCACAACAAAAGAAGCTATAGAGATTAGAGATGATGTAGAATTCTTCCAAAACGTTGCAAGAATGTTAAGAAGATACACTTCCAGTAGAGTAGTTGATGTCTCCGAGAAGGTAGAAGAAGCGATTAAAAACTTAGTAGATAGAGCTATAAAAGCTTCAAAAGTTAAAAATATTTTCGGAATAGATAAATCTGATGAAGAAATATCCATATTTGATCCTGACTTCCTGAAATATCTTGATAGAATTTCCAGTGAAAACACTAGAGTTAAAGTCTTTGAAAAACTATTAGAAGATGAAATAAAAGTTAGATTAAGAAAGAACAGGGTTAAGAGAAAATCTTTCCAAGAGAGAATAGAAAAACTTATACAGCAATACAATAATAGAATACTAACCTTTGAAGATGTTATTTGTCAGCTTAGAACTTTAGCTGAAGAGTTAAAGAACATTCAAAGTTGCAGAGAAAAGCTTGGGCTAACAGAAGAAGAGGAAGCTTTCTATGATATTTTAATTTCATCTTCAGACTGTAAGTATGACGAGAAAGTCATCAAAATTGTTAAAGAACTAACAGAAAGGATAAAATCAGAGCTTACTGTAGATTGGCATAGAAGCGAACAATCTAAAGCAAAAGTAAGGAGCATAATAAAGAGAATCCTAAGAAAACATAAATTCAAACGGGATAGCAGGATTATTGAGCTTATCTTTAAACAAGTAGAGGAGATTTACAAAGATTATCCGTTGGTTGCTTAA